aaaggaagagggctACTGACTCCCCTGGGGCAGGTGCACCATGGTCAGGCAGCACAATCTGAAGGTTTGGAATTCTAGACCGGAATAAGGGGATAGGACCTAGATCCTTGGGTCCTATCAAGGAAGGACACGGGGGTCCTGAATTCCTGTTCCTGGACAAGGAGAGTGGGGGCAGcattttctgggtgttgagtcaGGAGGGTGCTAACTCCTGGGGATAGCAAGTAGAGTTCGAGATTTCAGAGCAGGAAGAGATGGAGCCAGAACACCTGGGTCTCTGGGAAAAGGGGGAGCTGGTGACCCAGACTCCTGATGCCCAGGGAGAAGACACTGTGGACTCCAATTATTGCCTCCTGGAAAAGGGGGATTCCAGAGCTCTGAACACTGGGTGTAGAGGCAAGAGGGGGCTGGGGCCAGACTTCAGGCTTCTCAAGTAGGTGGGGATTACGAGCCTTGAGTTAGAGCAACTGAGAGAGGACATATGGGTTAGATTCCTGTTTCCCAGAGGAAGGATTTAGATTCCTGAGTTTGCAGCGAGGTAGGACTGGGAGAAGCCTAGCTCTCTGAAAAGACTCAACCCCTCCACCTTCTATAGGGCCTCTGTGTCATGGAGACGTCACTCCAGCTGGTGAGTAATATCGCCCATCCACTCACCTGCAAGCTGCTAGAAGCCCATTTCCAGTTactcacattttattttggtgCTCAGCCTCACCTCAGGTTTCCatatttccctccctctcctctcttctttcatcttttccctccctcccctccttcctttctttccttcttatcttCCTTTAGTGACCAGCATAGGTGGGTAGAGAAGACCATGAACTTTGGAGCTAAAGAGACCTAAGCTGGAACCCCACTTTCGCCAAGTTATTCATTTACAACTTTGAATGAACCACTGCGTGCtactcagtttccttctctgtgaaatgggctgttgtgaggatttaatAAAACCACCCACGTGTACggggcaccgggctggctcagtctgtgcagcatgtgactcttgatcttggggttgtgagtttgagccccatgttgagtgtagagattacttaaaaagtaaaggtatttaatgaatttttaaaaatcacatgtgtAAAACCCTTGACTCAAAGCTTGGCACAGTGTGGGGCTCAAGAAATAGGACCTCTGGCAATGCCAATTATTCACCCATTTGGAAGCCCATTTCCACCAGAGTAGGATCATTCACCCAGAAAGAGCCTTGAGTTTCTTTCCAGGTCTTCTGACTGGtgagatctctgtctctcaaacctCCCCACTACAACAcaacttcaaataaaaatctcCTGGAAAACCACTGATACCTTAgctatcaatttattttatttttaaaaatattttatttatttgtttgacagacagagatcacaagtaggcagagaagcaggcggggggtggggtgggggaagcagactccccactgagcaaagagcccgatgcaggacttgatcccaggatccaaggatcatgacctgagccaaaggcagaggctttaacccactgagccactcaggtgccccagctatcaatttattttaaattattatttttaaatgctaaagcTAACATATATTCATGGTTTAGAATATGATTCCCAAAGGACATATaacctccctcttccccttcctcatcTTCCTTAAATAAGCTCTGAATCCTTACAAGAAATTTCCATGTATTCAGAcgcatacatatatttatatactccCTTGTTTTCTTGCCAAGACAAAATGATATTTCATGACACATTGTTCTGCACATTTTCCACTTTACAATCTCTCTTGGAGATGGGGCCATATCGTTATAATTAACTgcatggttttttttaaaaaagatttttatttatttatttgacagatagagatcacaaggaggcagagaggcaggcagagagagaggaggaagcaggctctctactgagcagagagccccatgctgggctcaatcccaggaccctgggatcatgacctgagcagaaggcagaggctttaacccactgagccacctaggtgcccataACTGCATGCTTTTAACAGCTACGGATCATTTGCCACTGTGTAGCTAGGGTCTAGTTGGCCCTCTTCATGCAtagttaggttgtttccagtgtccttccccagccccaccccagtcaGCACCTCAGTGAGTACTCCAGTGTGAGCTTTCTGTGCTGGTGTATGTACCATTGTCTAGCATGAAACGGTGGAATCATGAGGGTATGCCCTTCGTGTATTTAGACAGAAAGGAATAAACCGCTTTCTCAAAAGGTACACTCAAGTGTACCTACATACCTGTTTCACCGTGTCTTCACCCAAATAGaatataaatcattattttaagttttgacaACCTGGTaggcaaaaaaaaaccctgttgttttaatttttttaaatgattgctaGTAACATTAAACAacttccccccctccccatgtGTTTTCTATTGGACTTCCTCTTCTGTGCCCTGCCTGATTCATGTGTTTTGTCCAATTTTCAACTCGGCTGGGTTTGCGATTTCTTTCTATACTCTTAATCTATGTGATGAATGAGTCCTTTCTGCCTGTGATGTTGCTTGCCATCTAGCTCCATTTGTCTATTCTCCTACACAACTTGAAAATTTCGCAGTCATCAAATTAACCTTGTCTCTTCTGaatcttttgttttatattttaagatcGCTTTCTCCATCCCCaggaaaaatgcattttcctaTATGTTCCTCTAATACTtttacagtaaaataaaacaatataggTCTTTAATTAACCTGGAATTGGTTTTGGGGAATTTGGTCTGAAATTGGTCTGCGGTAGGGCTataccttcttttttattttatttttttctcatatagataGCAAGTTTTGGCAACTACTGAAATATGTTGACTATGTCACAAATAGTCTGAAGAGcatttaaaattacagatttctGGGACCCGATCCCTTAACACTATGTTTCAAAACCATGGAGTAAAGCTCGGCAGTTGCCCAGCTACGCTCATTTGCAGCGAGGGCTGCCAATCCCTGACTGGGGTCCACCATCTCCCCTATTTTAGAAGCAGGAAACTAAggatgagaaagaggaaggggctGCCCCAGGTGATTCTCTTCCCACCCCATCTTCTCAGGCTCCCAGGAAGCCCAGGGACGCAGCAGCCCTGTTAATTCAGTCCCCCCAGCCTTATCCCTCAAGCCATCGCTGGGGGCTCAGCCTGCGGCAATTGTAACCCCTGGGGTCAATGTGACCTTGAGGTGCCGGGCACCTCAACCTGCCTGGAGGTTTGCACTCTTCAAGTCTGGGTACATCACCCCTGTGCTGTACCGGGATGTGTCCATGGAGCTGGCAGAgttcttcctggaggaggtgaccccAGCCCAGGGGGGCAGTTACCACTGCTGCTACAGGAATCCAGGCTGGAATCTGGGTGTCTGGTCTCACCCCAGTGATACGTTGGAACTGCTGGTCACAGGTGAGGTCCTGGCAAgggtgggggcggtgggaagAAGGGACTTTGGGGTGtgatgagggagggagaaggagggacgGAGAAATACAGGGAGAGATATAGTGAAAGAGACATACGGAGACAGACTTGTACTGACCCAGAGCAACAAGATctatgagggagagagagagaactggagaAAGGGGTGATCCTTAACCAGGGGACTGTGCTCCCCAGGTGACCTTTCTGGCAATATCTGGGGACACTGTTTGGTTGTCACTACCACCAGAGATGCTGCAAAATATCcaacaatgcacaggacagtccccatccccaccccctacaacaaagaattatccagatTTGAGCGCTGAGGTTAGGAAGCCTTGGGAGAAATCCAGAACACCAGAAGAAGCAATTCCAGAGGCTGCCTCTGAGATCCAGGGTAGTGAAACACACAGGACCGGACACAGGAAGAGAATTTTGGTGAGGCTTAGgccaagagagaaaaggggacatcgagggagagagagacagagccgcAGAGAAAGGTGCACTTGGGGACAAGACACACAGGGAGCCAGGGACAAGGATGCAAAGGGCACAGACACcgacagggaggcagagacacTGGTAGACACTggcagagataaagagagacacGATGTGGGGGAGGTAGTGCAGAGTGAGGTACAGGTTAGGGGGCCGGTGACGCgactgagggagagagggcaggcgGGAGGGCAtgaggagggaggtggaggacagggcgggggaggaggggcgggagCGAAGAGGGGCGAAGGTCCCGCGGCGCAGGGCCACGCCAGCGCTCGTCCCGGTCCATGCCCCTCGCAGACCAGCTACCGCCCCCGTCGCTGGTGGCGCTGCCCGGGCCGGTGGTGGCGCCCGGAGCCAACGTGAGCCTGCGCTGCGCGGGCCGCCTGCGGGGCATGAGCTTCGCCCTGTACCGCGCGGGCGAGGCGGCGCCGCTGCAGTACCGCGACTCTACCGAGTCCTGGGCCGACTTTCCGCTGCCCGGCGCCCGCGCGCCCGGCACCTACAGCTGCTACTACCACACGCCGTCCTCCCCGTACGTGCTGTCGCTGCGCAGCGAGCCGCTGGTCATCCGCGCCGACCACGGTGAGAGCGGcgcgccccggcccggcccggcccctgCTCCGCAGCCCGGGGGTCCAagcccccagcctctctccctgcttcccaaCCTGGGGGTCAGGACcctaccccctcctccccaaatccaGGAGTCCAGGACCCCTGACCCTATCCACTACAACTTTGAGACTGGGAGCTGTGTCCCCAGTCTCACCCTGGAGGCTGGAGACCGAGAGGGTGGGGCCCGGACGGTGGGTTCCGGAGCCAAGCCTCTCTCCCTTGCTGTCCTGCAGGCTCAGGCTCCTTGGACTACACACAGGGCAACCTCCTCCGTCTGGGGCTGGCCGGCCTGGTGCTCATCTCTCTGGGCACACTGATTATTCTTGACTGGCGCAGCCAGAACCATGCCCCAGGTGTCAGGCCCTGAGCCCCAGAGGACTGGATACAGATGGCTGCAGTGTGAGAAGACCTCCCAGAGGCCAGGATTCCTGGGGTTGGACCGGCCCTCCCAAGAGCTCCACAGTCCCCCTGGCTGTGTCCAGCTTCTGGGTCATAATAAGCTTCCTACAGTGTGTTCTAGCTCCCTTCTGGGTCATTCCTCTAGTAGGTCAGTGGAAGGCTCTATCCGGCTTCCTGGACACAAGGGTTCAATTCCCAGTGCCAGCCACCGCTCACTCACTGGATTATTAAGAAAGAGACCTTTCCCAAGTCTCATTTGCACTGATTGTAAAATGGGCTCACTGGTAATACCCACTTCTTAATCTTGTTGTAGGATAAAGTGGGCAATACAAGCAAAGCCCTTGAAAGTGACTGGCCcgtagtaaatgctcaataaatgttagctatccTGTATCTGCGGTTTCATCTGGGCTGGAATGAACTtagctttttttctccccctccagtGCACATGAAAAGCTGATCCTTTAAGAAATTCACTGCCACTTCCTTCATGACATCATTGCAAACCTCTTCCAAACCCCTTCTCAGACATTCCCCAAAGGTAGACCGAGATCAGATCAAGGACAACTTCTTCCCTATTTAAAGCTTCATTTGCATGCAGTGCAGGCTGGTTTGCTGAAGCTGTCATTATGATTAAGTGGAGTCCATTGTCAAGGCAACAGCAAGGGCAGTGTGTGCCCTAGAGCTCTGACCTAGACACTTACACCTGATGCCTAGCCTGCTTCCCACGGCTTTTGGTGGCCTCCACAGTTGTAAAGATAATGCAGACCCTTCCCCCTTGCATCCTGTTTgctctcccctcctgcctctctctctggaaGGCCTGACTACATTCAGTTTCTCCAGAGTTTATTAATTTAACTTCTGTTTTAATCTTGGTAGCTCAGATGCCTTTATCACCCTCATACACACATTTTCTGTCTCTAAGCACCTCTTACTGCTCCTTTCTTGCTTTATACGTAATTTTGATGGAGCACACATCCTCTTCTGTTACTAAATTTTCCACcgtcctctcctcctctccccactttaTGAAGGAGAGGATGCCTTCCATTTTTTGGAAAGTCCCTCCAGGGGGATGGAATAGCCTTGAGCAATCTACAGACCCTCCTGATTTTTTATCTCTGAAAGAGGAGGGGAAGTATCTACAATGTTGGTTGGAGATAACCAAACAAGATAACTTCTCCCCAACatgtcagagagagatcagaagagcTCAGGTCAGCAGTTTTAACCTATCCTGCCCACCGCCCTTTTGGGGAGACACGAGCAGGAAGCAATGCTTACATCACAGCCCTGTACACAGATCCATTTACATCTATGAACTAGAGTTCGAGTTCTATGAAGccatattaacatattattttattataatccaCTTTACTAAAAATGCTGATCACGATTCCCTTCACTGATGGAGCAGCTCCCTAACACCCACGATGAGACACGATTTGAGGAAATTGAGCAATATTTGTTGGTGTTCTTTGGTTACAGAAACTGATCTCTGGACTTGTGTAAAGACTGGGAAATTCAAAATACAGCTAAACAGCATAAAACGGTGCTGTTTCAACACCCAGTTCTCCTGGTGGCTGAGATTTGGGTACTGCAATTAAGCAGAACTGAAATTTGAAGTCAGATTAGCTGCCTGGGTCCACTGACTTGCtgaagggatgggaggagagACTGGAAGCAGGATTCTCTGGGTCCGTACTGagtcctgatgcgggactcctgCGAAGCATATCCTGGGCTATCTCCCCGTGGACTGGATGTGCATGTGGGAAATCAAGGGGGAAGCAGGGACCCAGTGTCACAGGAGGGACCCAGACCTGGATGGGGCTGCAAAGGCATCAAATCCAGGTTCCTCGTTCTACAGATGGGCAGTGGCGGCATGGAAGGGTCGCACGAAGCCCCCGACAGTCACACGGGAAGTCAGTAGCCCATGAGGGAGGCTCCCCATAAGCTCCTACTTCAGCTCCCTGCATCCGttcattctccagttcctttGCCATCCAACCACTCCCCCCACTCACTGTCATCCACTGATTCTCATCCTTGTGTCTTTCTGTCCTACCCAACCATTCATCCCCTTTCCTCTtgctctttttaagattttattcatttatttgacagagaaagagacacagccaAGAGaggggaacaccagcagggggagtgggaagggcagaagcaggctcccaacagagcaggcagcctgatggaTGGACGCATgggccgggctcaatcccaggaccctgggatcatgacctgagccagaaggcagccgcttatcGACTAAGCCCcgcaggcgcccctcctcttGCTCTTATATGAATATATACCC
The DNA window shown above is from Mustela nigripes isolate SB6536 chromosome 17, MUSNIG.SB6536, whole genome shotgun sequence and carries:
- the OSCAR gene encoding osteoclast-associated immunoglobulin-like receptor, whose translation is MALVLILQLLTLWPLCHGDVTPAGSQEAQGRSSPVNSVPPALSLKPSLGAQPAAIVTPGVNVTLRCRAPQPAWRFALFKSGYITPVLYRDVSMELAEFFLEEVTPAQGGSYHCCYRNPGWNLGVWSHPSDTLELLVTDQLPPPSLVALPGPVVAPGANVSLRCAGRLRGMSFALYRAGEAAPLQYRDSTESWADFPLPGARAPGTYSCYYHTPSSPYVLSLRSEPLVIRADHGSGSLDYTQGNLLRLGLAGLVLISLGTLIILDWRSQNHAPGVRP